The Flammeovirga pectinis genomic interval ACTCTTATTTTAGATTAAGAGGAATTGATCAATCTCGTATTAATATGACATTAGATGGAGTACCATTAAATGAACCAGAAGATCAAGGTTTTTACTTTGCAAACTTTGGTGACTTTCTTAACTCTGTAAGTGCAATTCAGATTCAGAGAGGAGTTGGTACAACCAAAAATGGTACAGCTAGTTATGCAGGTAGTTTACAATTTGCATCAGTTAATTTACATGATCCAAAATATGCAAAAGTAGAAGCTGGGTATGGTTCATTCAACTCTTATCGAGTAGCTGCAGAGTATAATTCTGGGGTTAAAAATGATAAAGCAATCTATGCTAGAATCTCTACTCTAGGTTCTGATAATTATAAATACAATGCAGATAACCAATCTACGTCTGGTTTTGTAAGTGCAGGTTTATTTAAAGAAAACTACGATTTAAGGTTTACTACTTTTGTAGGAAACCAACAAAATGGTTTAGCATGGGCAGGAGTAAGTCAAGAACAAATTGATATTGATCCTAGAACAAATGCCAATATCAATGAAAGGGATAATTTTACACAGTCTTTTTCTCAATTAAGCCATAAATGGTCATTAGGAGAAAGATCTACATTAAACACTAGCATATTTTATAGCTTTGTAGATGGTAATTATGATTACAATCCAGTGTTTTATGATTCTGATCCAGATACGCTAGATAATTATGCATTACGTTCAAACTTTGGTGGTTTCTTTACAAATTATACGTATGAAACAGAGAAGTTAAAATGGACAACAGGAGTATTAGCAGATTGGTATGCTAGAGACCATAATGGAACAAACAACTATGATCCATCTCTTTTCTATAAAAATACAGGGTATAAGAACGAAGCAAGTATTTTTACTAAAGCAATGTATAACATTGGTAAGTTCTATTTATTTGCCGATTTACAATACAGATATGCCTCATTTGATTATGAAGGAGATGTAGCTTTTGATAAATTAGAATGGAATTTCTTCAACCCAAAAGGTGGTGTAACTTATAAAGCTTCAGACTTTACATCTCTCTACTATACAATTGGTAGAACAGGACGAGAGCCTACAAGAACAGATATGTTTGGAGGAGTGGATAACTTATTATCCGATAGTAATGGCGCTCCTGCAATAGGAAGTACAGATCCAGAATATGTGGTTGATCAAGAATTAGGTGTTCGTTTTAATAAGAAACAGTGGAATGTAGAATTAAATGGTTTCTACATGAACTTTGAAAACGAATACATTCTACAAGGACCGTTAGGACCAAATGGATTGCCAATTACAGGTAACGTGGAAAGTAGTTTTAGAACTGGTGTAGAGTTAGATGCAAAATACTCAATTCACCCTAATTGGGATTTAAGAAATACTACATCGTACAACTATACACAAGTAGAAGATCAGGATATCAAGTTCCATCATATATTAACGCCAGAATGGATAGTTAACCAAGATATTGTGTATCATCAAGGTAAGTTTGAAGTAGGAACTACTCTGCGTTACCAGAGTGAGTCTTACATAGACAATGCCAACGAAAATACAATTGATGGCTATTTTACTATTAATGCACGTGTATCTTATATCATTAATAAAAATATTCAGGTATCTGTTTTGGGTAATAACTTAACAAATGCATCGTATTACAATTATGGATATGTAGATACTTGGGATAATAATACAAATAAATATTTAGTAACAGCACCTGTTAATTTCTATGGAAATATTGCAGTGACGTTCTAAATCAAAATGTTCTTTATAAAGAAAGACTGTTTGTTAGCAATAGCAAGCAGTCTTTTTTGTTTACTGGGGACAATACTTCTCAATTAACGCAATAGCTGAAAAGAACCTTTCTTCTTCATTACCTTGAATAAGATGATATCCTCCATAGATTTCTGTCAATTCTTTTTTATAGAGATTGATAAAATAGGCTCTTTGTTCTGGTTTAGGGTGTTCTCTTTGTTCATCAAATTGCCAAGGGATATCAATATCAGTAAGCAATACTAAATCAAATTTTTGATTTGTAAGATTATCTAAAATCCATTTGTCGCATTTTTGAAAACTGTTTTCAGACCAGACTTTTAATACCTCTAAACCTGTGTCACAAAACAAAAATGTATTGGCTATTAAAGTTGCTTTTTCTTGAAAATCAGATTGTTTCTGCGCTATTATTTTTAGATCACTATAGACGTATTTTCTATCTACCTGATCTAAATATTCTCTTGCATACTCTTTAATCCACTGTGTATCGTACTTATCTGCAAGTGCTTTACATAAAGTACTTTTCCCTGTAGATTCAGGCCCCGTAATTAATATTTTATAAACTTTTTGCATAGCTGTATTCTTTATTCCATTTAAATAATCCCCAAGCAGCAAGTAGCGTGTACACTAGGAATAACCCCGCAGTTAGTTTAAAACCTTTTGTATAATAGAGATAAATTGAAACGGCATCAATAATTATCCAATAAGCCCAATTAGAAACAATTTTTCTAGCGACCATAAAAGTTGCCATTATACTAAAGATAGTCGTAAAAGAATCTAAGTACGGAAGTGAAGCATCTGTATTTTTTTCAAGAGAATAACCCAATATAAATACTAAAATTGAGGCTAAACCAATAGCAATTAAATGCTTATTGAAAGATAGTTCGGAAAGAGGTAACTCGTGATTATTTTTACCATACTTCCACTGCCAAAAGCCAAAAATATTCATACAGAAATAGAATACTTGTAAGCCTGTTTCTGCATATAATTTTGCATCAATGCATAAGTACATATACAAAGACACAGATATTACAGCAGCAGCCCAACACCAAATATTTTCTTTTATTGCTAATACAGTGTACATCACACTAAAGATGACAGCAATTATCTCAATCCAACTCATACTATAAAAGTAATTATTATTATACCCATTGTTGTAAGAAACTCTTTAAATCAACTTCATCGTTTAATGAATGTAATATTTTAGTGTAATTTTCTTGTTTACTCTTTTCTTGAGCAGCCAAATGACGTCCTTCTCTATCAATACCACTTCCAGATTTACCTGTAAAAAGAGTATAAATATATTGTTCCATGGGGCCTCCAATTAGTTCGTCTTTTTCTATATCTAGTTCTTCTAATTGCTTTTCTAGCATTGTTTTTAATTTTTCAGATTCATCTTCTTTAAAACTGATAGCAGAATCATCAAAATTTTGACCATAGATTTCTAGTAACGTAAAGATATCTTTTTTCTCTTTTGCCGTTGTTACTTCACTCATTAATGCTGTACGGTGTATTTTTTCTTCTTCGTTTTGGGTTAAATCTGGATGAAGTTTTTTAGCCAATTGTTTGTATAAGCTATTTACTGAAGTACCACTAATGGAAGTAGAAGAAGCATTTTTATCATGTCCTTTTTCTTTCGCTTCGTGTTCATCAAAAGCTTGTTTCTGATAGTGTTCTTGTTGTTTTAATAGCACTATTGGACTAATTACCTTATCATATAAAGCATCAACTTTGGCAGGGTTGTCAATCATCTGATTCCATTCTTCTGCCGAGAAGTAATTTTCTATATCAGTAAGTTTAGATTTAAACTTTAGCTGTTCAATTATTTCAAGTTTACGTTCTTCTCTTTGTTTTTTTCGACTCTTCTTCTTTGTTTTTTTCTCTTGAGCCATTGTATAATTTGGTATCAAATCTCTAAATCCGAGTGTATCTAAAAAAGGAGATTGAACACCTTCTACCATAAAATGATTTAATATTAATTGGTAGACTTCATGTTGCTTGGTAGTCATCTTGGCACCTTTGCCAAGAAAGATTAAGCGTTCTAATAATGCATATAATTCTTTAAAACGAGAGAGTTGAGGTGCTTCTAAGTACTTTCCATAAGCAACTTTCATCCTCTTTAATTCTTCTATAATTCTTTTATTCCTATTCTTTTTTTTATGAACGGCAGCCCATAATGAAGTAAGGTGATCTTGAATGTTTTTTGGATTCTTTTTAGGTTTCCCTTTCTGAATTTTCTGGAATAAAATTACTTTCTCGTCTTTCATCAAATTGTTATTTATATTTGCAATAGTAAGAATTATTCCCATGTTTTTTATACATCTGTTTTAAGTACTACTAAATATTTTATGAAATTAGACGAAGAAAAAATTGTAAATGTTGACCATACATTAAATATACCTTTCCCAAAACAATTAGCAGAATTTTTAAAAGTAGATTACGATGGTAATAGATTGTTTGGTAATTCTGAATATGGTGTCGTAGACTATACATTTTATACCCAGTTTGAAGGACTTAAAATTATAATACACGACTGTGAAGTTAAAAAAGAGCTAGGTGTAAGACATTTACCCCGTGAGGATAGCGATTTTATTTATGTAATGATGCTCCGAGAGGGAGATATTACTCATATTTATGAGTCGGATGAGAACATACAATTATTTGGACCTGGTAGAAAAAGAGGTATTATTATTTCTAACCTTAAAAGACCAATAATTAATTATGGTATGGACAAAATGAACTCTCAATGGGTTACATTTTTAATTAAAAAGTCTTTGCTATTTAGTCTTTTAGAAGATCAATATTCTGATTTAAAGGCTCTTTTTGACAATGAAGATCCTTGGGTATTTTTTGAGCCCTTTAATTATTCAATTATTACGGCTTTAGATAAAATGTTCTCCATTCCTTCTACTGCAGTCTCTAAAAAATCAGTTATTTATGGACAGACAATGTCTATTTTGGGTGATATTTTTGAACTTTTTGCACATAGAAGAGTAGAAGATGTAAAGATGCTAAGTCTCTTAGATACTGAGAGAATGTTTGCGGTAAAATCATTTATCACAAAAGACTTATCTATTACACCAAGTTTAGAAGAAATCTGTAAAGAATTTGGTATTAGTAGATCTAAATTAATAAGAGATTTTAAAGCAGAATTCGGTAAGCCAGTCTATCAATTTTTTAATAATATCCGTATGGATGAAGCAAGGAATATGCTTGTAAATAAGAACATGTCTGTTACAGAAGTATCTCAGGAGTTGGGTTTTAAAGGCCTTTCAAAATTCTCAGATGCCTTTAAAAAGCATTATGGCATGTCACCTAAAGTAATGATTGCAGCAAGTAAGAAAGTAGATTAATTATGATTGCACTAACAGGTGCCACTGGGCATGTTGGCTATGTTCTCCATAAATTTTTATTAAAAGAGAATATGCCGCATAAAGTATTAGTGCGCAAACAAACAGATAGACTACAGAAGGTAGATCAGATAGTAGGAGATTTAGGGAATATAAAAGCATTGCAAGACGTAGTACATTCAGCAACTACGGTTATTCATAGTGCTGGAATTGTTTATCCTAGATATGGACAGAATAAGGATGTTTTAAAAGTGAATTATCATCAATCAAAATTATTATTTGATGAAGCGAAAAAAGCAGGGGTAAAGCATTTTATTTTTATTAGTTCAATCCATAGTATGGAAGTTCCTAATCAGTCCAGTATTTTTGATGAAACAGCAAAATTAGTAGTTGATGAAAACAAAAGCTACGATTTTTCTAAGGCTGAAATGGAACGCTATCTGTCTGAACAAAAAGATATTAAAATTACGATTCTAAATCCTACGTCTATTATTGGTGGAGGAGATTTGTACTTCAACGGTTTTAATCAACTTTTTAAACTTTTACATTCCTATAGACTTCCAATGTTAACATCTGGAGGGTTTGATATTATTGACGTAAAAGATATCGCAAAATGTTGTATCATTGCAGCCCGTAAAGAGGTAGAAGGTAAATTTATATTGGGTAATACTTATTATTCTATTCCAGAGATTGCCAAACTATACGGTACAATAGCACATAAAATGGTGTCGCCTATAAAGTTACCAACATTCGGGATGAGTATGTTAGCTAAAGCGACAGATATTGTGGATAACTTTCTGAAAAATCCACTCCCAACAAATAGTTATGCAATGGATACTCTTTTAGAGTCCGAAAATCCAATTTCTCATCAAAAAGCTGTTGATAAACTAGAGTACTTACCAACACCAATTCAAGAAAGTTTACAAGATGTGTACAATTGGATTGAAAATGGAGAATTTGAATTATAAAAAAAGCTATCACCATTTTATTGATAATAGCTTATTAAAAACTTAATTAGTAGACTTTTATAAGTGTGCTGATCAAGTCGATTACCTTTTTTCTAATTGGCAGATTCTACTCTACCAGAACCAGAGATAGAGGTATTAATTTCTGGAGTTCCTTTATAAAAAACACTTCCACTTCCAGCAATGCCAACATCAAGTTTTGTAATACAAGTAATCGATGTATTTCCAGATCCTGATATTGTAACATTAGCATTTTCAGTTGTTAAATTAAAGCCTTCAAGATTACCCGACCCAGATTTTTGATCGATTATACTAACTGTAGATCCTGATAATTCAATACTTCCTGATCCCGATAGCATTGTTGTAATTGAACTTGTTTGTATTTCTGATAACACAATTTTACCAGAACCACTTGTAGCAATATTAATTACACGTGATACAGTTTCTAAATCTTTCCCTTCAATATTTCCACTTCCAGACAAAGCAATTGATAAGTTTTCCGATTTTGGATTTTCAAATTTAATAGTTCCAGACCCAGATACATTTGCTACATTTAAAAGAGGGGTTGTAATGTATACATTAAGAGTATAGTTACTCATACTTTTTGATAAATCAATTTCCATTACATTATTTCTAACATTTGTAGTTAAGTTATCAAGCACATTTTGTTGTGCTTCTACTCGAACAGATTGTTGTTCTCCATAGACAATTTCAACATTACCAGCTACTTTTAATTCTACACCTTCAAATGAATCTGTTGTAATTTCTTGTCCTTCAATCGGTCCTTTTGCTTCTTCGCTACAACCAAAGAATAACATACTTAGTACAAATAATAGAAGTGTTTTAATTTGTAGTTTAATAATCATGATTAATAAAAATTTAGTTTGATTTCTGTATCTTCAACAGATTAGTTTAGATAACTTCAAAGTTTAAGTTTTTTTATAAAAAAACACCTTTTCCGAAAATTTTTTTTTCTAAAAAGGTGATTTATTACTTACTGTATTAGATTTAAATTATTTTAAACCTTCTTCATTCGCTTTTTTAGCGAGTTGTAGTTTTTCTTAAACTCCTCTTTTTCAAATTGGAGTGCATTTTTTACTGCAACATCAAAACATTTTTGATAGTTATTATCTTTTTGTAAATGTACTGAACCCATAATTATTAAGTTGTTTATTGTTTGATACGCAAATGAAAAAAAAAGGATAACAGATTTAGTGTTTTTTATAATGTTATATCCATTGGTTACCTACCAAATTAGTTTATTATCTGCCTATATATACATAGACACATAAATGTAATTAAACCCCTACTTAAAATTTAAATTTTCACCAATTATAACGAATTCCAATACTTCCAGAGATCCAATACATACTATTATCATTTAATTTTTGATGATAAAATGATGGAGGAGGGGTAAACTCATTAGGTATTTTTGAATAACTTACATTAAACGAAGGCCCAACTGTTACAGATAACCTTTTAAAAACGGGTTGTACATAGAGTGTTTTTATTTGAATAAACTGAGTATTAATATCTTCTATTTTAATATCATACACGTTTTCTAGACCAACTTCTAATACGAATCTTTTAAATAGAAAAGAACCGAAACCAATACCAAAATTGTAATTTTTATCTATTTGAGCTCCAATTCTATAATAGTTATATAATTTTTTTGTACCCGAGTAAAACGTACCATTCAAAAAGCCATTTTCGTTAATAGAATAAGAGACAGCATGATAACCATTTTTATAATAAGTGAACAGACCAATAGCAATACCATTCTCTACTTCTTTTGCAGTATTAATTAACCCTATTTGAACACCCTTTTGCGTTCTTGCATAATTATAAATACCCGACAGCTGTACACCTTTATTAGATGCACTAATTGTGCTAGTAATACCAGAAATTTGCCACCCCTTTAAATCTTTTGTATAACTATTTATTCCTGCTAATTGTAATCCATTTACTGTTTTTTGAGTGGTATTTAAGATACCTCCAACCTGAACCCCATATATATTTTTACTATAATTATAGATGCCACCAATTTGTACTCCTTTTAAAGCTGTTCTCGTTGTATTAATAATTCCTCCAATTTGTAATCCTCTTACATTCTCTCTAACGTTATTATTTATACCTCCAATTTGAACACCAACTAAAGAATCTTCTACAACATTAATAATTCCTCCAACTTGTAATCCGTCTACACTCGCCATATCATAATTGATAATTCCTCCAACCTGAGCTCCATTTACATCTTTTCCAACAATATTACTAATGCCAGCAATTTGGGCACCTTTCATATTGTTTCTATTTATATTTACAAAGCCGCCAACTTCTAATCCATTATCAACCCCTGCAGAATATCCTAAAAAGACATTAAGAGAAAACTTATTGGTATAACTACCTCCTAAGAAATTATTGTTACTAATAAACGGGATGAGCGTAAATTGGAATCCTCTAGTAGCTGTATATTCAATATTATTAGAAATAATATTGGCTTCTTCCGGAATGAAATTTTGTATAAATTTAAGTTGATGAATCTTTTCTTTCTGAATCGCCAAATCAGTTGTTATTGGCTGTGTGTTGTTATTGTTAGGTGTAAGTACCACATCAAATCGAGTTGTCTTATTTCCTATTTTAGGTGATAGCTGAACCATTGTATCATAATAGCCTAGCCCTCTAAAAAACACACCTTTTTGTAGTCTTTCTACTGATGTTTTTAATGAGTAATAGCCTAAACTATCTGTAAGTGATAGTACTTTTTCACTTTCATCATAAACAACAATATATTCAATTCCTTTACCTGTTTTCTGATCTATAACCCGACCCTGTATTTCATAATCACTTTTTAAGTGCTCTAACTCTGTTTTAGAATGCCTTTTTTTCTGTTCTATAGGTTTAATTGTAAGCGTTAATGCCTCTCTAATTATTACATGAGAATTTCCTATTTGTTTAAACTCATAGTGGCTACCTAATAATTCAATTAATAGATTATTTACAGTAACATTTTGTTTCTTGATACTTATTTTTTTGCCTAAATCGAGTATTGAAGAATTATAAGAAAACGAGAACCCACTTTCTTTCCCAATAAGTTGTAAAGTGGTGTCAAGCCTCTTATTCTTTACATTAACAGTTATAATCCGACTTAATAAATCGTTACTATTATTAGCAAATAAAAAGGTACTCGATAGAATTACTATCAATAAGATAGTAGAAACAGGCTTAATCATTTACTCAATAGAATATGTTTTGTCTCCTATTTTCTGCACTTTTAAATCAAGCGTAGCTTCCAAGACTTGTAAAATGTCTGTAATAGAATCGTTCTCAAAAGAGGTAGTTACTTTTTTATGATTTAGCTTTTCATTATTGATGGTAATTTTCACTCCATAATTATCTTCTACAGTTTTAATTAAGGCCGTTAATTCAACATCTTTAAATGATAATTTATTATCTACCCAGAATAAACTATTCACATCAGTATTCTCTTCTTTTACAGGAGAAGAAGTTGTTATTTCTCCTTTTGTATTTGCTTTCAATAAAACAAAATCGTCTTTATTGGTTAACGAGGCTAATTTTAC includes:
- a CDS encoding TonB-dependent receptor, which encodes MKFIQIQLLTLLVFLSSSVYSQETKEQKSMFDEDSVTALSEIVISSSFLATQYTPVTYEDLLVSDISFKNVGQEPSFLLSESPSMTVYSDAGGMQGYSYFRLRGIDQSRINMTLDGVPLNEPEDQGFYFANFGDFLNSVSAIQIQRGVGTTKNGTASYAGSLQFASVNLHDPKYAKVEAGYGSFNSYRVAAEYNSGVKNDKAIYARISTLGSDNYKYNADNQSTSGFVSAGLFKENYDLRFTTFVGNQQNGLAWAGVSQEQIDIDPRTNANINERDNFTQSFSQLSHKWSLGERSTLNTSIFYSFVDGNYDYNPVFYDSDPDTLDNYALRSNFGGFFTNYTYETEKLKWTTGVLADWYARDHNGTNNYDPSLFYKNTGYKNEASIFTKAMYNIGKFYLFADLQYRYASFDYEGDVAFDKLEWNFFNPKGGVTYKASDFTSLYYTIGRTGREPTRTDMFGGVDNLLSDSNGAPAIGSTDPEYVVDQELGVRFNKKQWNVELNGFYMNFENEYILQGPLGPNGLPITGNVESSFRTGVELDAKYSIHPNWDLRNTTSYNYTQVEDQDIKFHHILTPEWIVNQDIVYHQGKFEVGTTLRYQSESYIDNANENTIDGYFTINARVSYIINKNIQVSVLGNNLTNASYYNYGYVDTWDNNTNKYLVTAPVNFYGNIAVTF
- a CDS encoding AAA family ATPase — encoded protein: MQKVYKILITGPESTGKSTLCKALADKYDTQWIKEYAREYLDQVDRKYVYSDLKIIAQKQSDFQEKATLIANTFLFCDTGLEVLKVWSENSFQKCDKWILDNLTNQKFDLVLLTDIDIPWQFDEQREHPKPEQRAYFINLYKKELTEIYGGYHLIQGNEEERFFSAIALIEKYCPQ
- the pnuC gene encoding nicotinamide riboside transporter PnuC, which produces MSWIEIIAVIFSVMYTVLAIKENIWCWAAAVISVSLYMYLCIDAKLYAETGLQVFYFCMNIFGFWQWKYGKNNHELPLSELSFNKHLIAIGLASILVFILGYSLEKNTDASLPYLDSFTTIFSIMATFMVARKIVSNWAYWIIIDAVSIYLYYTKGFKLTAGLFLVYTLLAAWGLFKWNKEYSYAKSL
- a CDS encoding helix-turn-helix domain-containing protein, yielding MKLDEEKIVNVDHTLNIPFPKQLAEFLKVDYDGNRLFGNSEYGVVDYTFYTQFEGLKIIIHDCEVKKELGVRHLPREDSDFIYVMMLREGDITHIYESDENIQLFGPGRKRGIIISNLKRPIINYGMDKMNSQWVTFLIKKSLLFSLLEDQYSDLKALFDNEDPWVFFEPFNYSIITALDKMFSIPSTAVSKKSVIYGQTMSILGDIFELFAHRRVEDVKMLSLLDTERMFAVKSFITKDLSITPSLEEICKEFGISRSKLIRDFKAEFGKPVYQFFNNIRMDEARNMLVNKNMSVTEVSQELGFKGLSKFSDAFKKHYGMSPKVMIAASKKVD
- a CDS encoding NAD-dependent epimerase/dehydratase family protein; the protein is MIALTGATGHVGYVLHKFLLKENMPHKVLVRKQTDRLQKVDQIVGDLGNIKALQDVVHSATTVIHSAGIVYPRYGQNKDVLKVNYHQSKLLFDEAKKAGVKHFIFISSIHSMEVPNQSSIFDETAKLVVDENKSYDFSKAEMERYLSEQKDIKITILNPTSIIGGGDLYFNGFNQLFKLLHSYRLPMLTSGGFDIIDVKDIAKCCIIAARKEVEGKFILGNTYYSIPEIAKLYGTIAHKMVSPIKLPTFGMSMLAKATDIVDNFLKNPLPTNSYAMDTLLESENPISHQKAVDKLEYLPTPIQESLQDVYNWIENGEFEL
- a CDS encoding head GIN domain-containing protein, which encodes MIIKLQIKTLLLFVLSMLFFGCSEEAKGPIEGQEITTDSFEGVELKVAGNVEIVYGEQQSVRVEAQQNVLDNLTTNVRNNVMEIDLSKSMSNYTLNVYITTPLLNVANVSGSGTIKFENPKSENLSIALSGSGNIEGKDLETVSRVINIATSGSGKIVLSEIQTSSITTMLSGSGSIELSGSTVSIIDQKSGSGNLEGFNLTTENANVTISGSGNTSITCITKLDVGIAGSGSVFYKGTPEINTSISGSGRVESAN
- a CDS encoding STN domain-containing protein, producing MIKPVSTILLIVILSSTFLFANNSNDLLSRIITVNVKNKRLDTTLQLIGKESGFSFSYNSSILDLGKKISIKKQNVTVNNLLIELLGSHYEFKQIGNSHVIIREALTLTIKPIEQKKRHSKTELEHLKSDYEIQGRVIDQKTGKGIEYIVVYDESEKVLSLTDSLGYYSLKTSVERLQKGVFFRGLGYYDTMVQLSPKIGNKTTRFDVVLTPNNNNTQPITTDLAIQKEKIHQLKFIQNFIPEEANIISNNIEYTATRGFQFTLIPFISNNNFLGGSYTNKFSLNVFLGYSAGVDNGLEVGGFVNINRNNMKGAQIAGISNIVGKDVNGAQVGGIINYDMASVDGLQVGGIINVVEDSLVGVQIGGINNNVRENVRGLQIGGIINTTRTALKGVQIGGIYNYSKNIYGVQVGGILNTTQKTVNGLQLAGINSYTKDLKGWQISGITSTISASNKGVQLSGIYNYARTQKGVQIGLINTAKEVENGIAIGLFTYYKNGYHAVSYSINENGFLNGTFYSGTKKLYNYYRIGAQIDKNYNFGIGFGSFLFKRFVLEVGLENVYDIKIEDINTQFIQIKTLYVQPVFKRLSVTVGPSFNVSYSKIPNEFTPPPSFYHQKLNDNSMYWISGSIGIRYNW